In Constrictibacter sp. MBR-5, the following proteins share a genomic window:
- the rbfA gene encoding 30S ribosome-binding factor RbfA — MKSRHRDHAPADSRSQRQLRMGEELRHALAEILARGDAHDPDLRDAAITVTQVRVSPDLRNATAFVTPLGGENMDQTIAALKRARGFFRAQIAKTVEARFVPELRFEPDTSFEEAERVEALIRDARERDRAIGGGDAGGDDGSA; from the coding sequence ATGAAATCGCGACATCGCGACCATGCTCCGGCCGACAGCCGGAGCCAGAGGCAGTTGCGCATGGGCGAGGAACTGCGCCACGCGCTGGCGGAAATCCTGGCCCGCGGCGACGCCCACGACCCCGACCTGCGCGACGCCGCCATCACCGTGACGCAGGTGCGCGTCAGCCCCGACCTGCGCAACGCGACAGCCTTCGTGACGCCGCTGGGCGGCGAGAACATGGACCAGACCATCGCGGCCCTGAAGCGGGCGCGTGGCTTCTTCCGCGCGCAGATCGCCAAGACGGTCGAGGCGCGCTTCGTGCCCGAACTGCGCTTCGAGCCCGACACCTCGTTCGAGGAGGCGGAGCGCGTCGAGGCGCTGATCCGCGATGCGCGCGAGCGTGATCGCGCCATCGGCGGCGGCGATGCGGGAGGCGACGATGGGTCGGCGTAG
- the pnp gene encoding polyribonucleotide nucleotidyltransferase produces MEVTVPPVPPERTRSTMFNITRKEIEWGGRKLVLETGRIARQADAAVLATYGETIVLCTATAAKTQRPGIDFFPLTVNYQEKTFAAGRIPGGFFKREARPSEKETLTSRLIDRPIRPLFAKGFRNETQVVCTVLSHDLENDPDIVALVGTSAALTLSGIPFLGPIGGARVGRIDGELVLNPVLDDMPRTTLDLVVAGTADGVLMVESEAQELSEDQMLEAVMFGHRGFKPVLNMIIDMAEECAKDPWDLPTEAVGIDELKKRLRDVAGKKLQKAYSLQVKQDRQTALAAAKDEAVAAFADDPNAAAQVSGLFKGLERDIVRGQILDTGKRIDGRDTKTVRPIVAEVGVLPRAHGSALFTRGETQALVVATLGTGDDEQLMDTLAGSYREHFLLHYNFPPYSTGEAGRMGSPGRREIGHGKLAWRAVHPLMPEKEKFPYTVRVVSEITESNGSSSMASVCGASLALMDAGVPTKAPVAGIAMGLIKEGDRFAVLSDILGDEDHLGDMDFKVAGTADGITALQMDIKITSITEEIMKVALDQAKGGRMHILGEMAKALEGARTEVSSNAPRITTITIPREKIREVIGSGGKVIREIVEQTGAKIDIEDDGTIKIAAIEESASKKAIDWIRGIVAEPEVGVIYTGKVVKIMDFGAFVNFLGSRDGLVHISELAPERVKAVGDIVNVGDMVKVKVLGVDDRGKVKLSMKAVDQKTGDDLQDAQPAG; encoded by the coding sequence ATGGAAGTGACAGTGCCGCCGGTTCCGCCCGAAAGGACACGATCTACGATGTTCAACATCACACGCAAGGAAATCGAGTGGGGCGGGCGCAAGCTCGTTCTCGAAACGGGGCGCATCGCGCGCCAGGCGGACGCGGCCGTGCTCGCGACCTACGGCGAAACGATCGTGCTCTGCACGGCGACCGCCGCGAAGACCCAGCGCCCCGGCATCGATTTCTTCCCGCTCACGGTCAACTACCAGGAGAAGACCTTCGCTGCGGGCAGGATCCCCGGCGGCTTCTTCAAGCGCGAGGCGCGCCCCTCCGAGAAGGAGACGCTGACGTCGCGCCTGATCGATCGGCCGATCCGTCCGCTGTTCGCCAAGGGCTTCCGCAACGAGACGCAGGTCGTCTGCACGGTCCTGAGCCACGACCTCGAGAACGACCCCGACATCGTCGCGCTGGTCGGCACCTCGGCGGCGCTGACGCTGTCCGGCATTCCGTTCCTCGGCCCGATCGGCGGCGCCCGCGTCGGCCGCATCGACGGCGAACTGGTGCTCAACCCGGTTCTCGACGACATGCCGCGCACCACCCTCGACCTGGTGGTTGCGGGCACGGCCGACGGCGTGCTGATGGTCGAGTCCGAGGCGCAGGAACTCTCGGAAGACCAGATGCTCGAAGCCGTGATGTTCGGCCACCGCGGCTTCAAGCCGGTGCTGAACATGATCATCGACATGGCCGAGGAATGCGCGAAGGACCCGTGGGACCTTCCGACCGAGGCCGTCGGCATCGACGAACTGAAGAAGCGCCTGCGCGACGTCGCCGGCAAGAAGCTGCAGAAGGCCTACAGCCTGCAGGTGAAGCAGGACCGCCAGACGGCGCTCGCCGCCGCCAAGGACGAGGCGGTCGCCGCCTTCGCCGACGATCCGAACGCCGCCGCTCAGGTCTCCGGCCTGTTCAAGGGCCTGGAGCGCGACATCGTCCGCGGCCAGATCCTCGACACCGGCAAGCGCATCGACGGTCGCGACACCAAGACGGTCCGGCCGATCGTCGCCGAGGTCGGCGTCCTGCCGCGTGCGCACGGCAGCGCCCTCTTCACCCGCGGCGAGACCCAGGCGCTGGTCGTGGCGACGCTGGGCACCGGCGACGACGAGCAGCTGATGGACACGCTCGCCGGCAGCTACCGCGAGCACTTCCTGCTGCACTACAACTTCCCTCCCTATTCTACCGGCGAGGCCGGCCGCATGGGCTCCCCGGGCCGGCGTGAGATCGGCCACGGCAAGCTCGCATGGCGGGCCGTGCATCCGCTGATGCCGGAGAAGGAGAAGTTCCCCTACACCGTCCGCGTCGTCTCGGAGATCACCGAGTCGAACGGTTCGTCGTCGATGGCGAGCGTCTGCGGCGCGTCGCTGGCGCTGATGGATGCCGGCGTGCCGACGAAGGCACCGGTGGCCGGCATCGCGATGGGCCTGATCAAGGAAGGCGACCGCTTCGCCGTCCTGTCGGACATCCTGGGCGACGAGGACCATCTCGGCGACATGGACTTCAAGGTCGCCGGTACGGCCGACGGCATCACCGCGCTGCAGATGGACATCAAGATCACCTCGATCACCGAGGAGATCATGAAGGTCGCGCTCGACCAGGCGAAGGGTGGGCGCATGCACATCCTCGGCGAGATGGCGAAGGCGCTGGAGGGCGCCCGGACCGAGGTCAGCTCGAACGCGCCGCGCATCACGACGATCACGATCCCGCGCGAGAAGATCCGTGAGGTCATCGGGTCGGGCGGCAAGGTGATCCGCGAGATCGTCGAGCAGACCGGCGCCAAGATCGACATCGAGGACGACGGCACGATCAAGATCGCGGCGATCGAGGAGTCCGCCTCGAAGAAGGCGATCGACTGGATCCGCGGGATCGTGGCGGAGCCGGAAGTCGGCGTGATCTACACGGGCAAGGTCGTGAAGATCATGGACTTCGGCGCCTTCGTGAACTTCCTCGGAAGCCGCGACGGCCTCGTCCACATCAGCGAGCTGGCACCCGAGCGGGTGAAGGCGGTCGGCGACATCGTCAATGTCGGCGACATGGTGAAGGTGAAGGTCCTCGGCGTCGACGATCGCGGCAAGGTGAAGCTGTCGATGAAGGCGGTGGACCAGAAGACCGGCGACGATCTGCAGGACGCGCAGCCCGCCGGCTGA
- the rpsO gene encoding 30S ribosomal protein S15, whose translation MSITAERKQELIKEYGAKEGDTGSPEVQVAILSERIRNLTEHLQTHKKDVHSRRGLLMMVGQRRSLLDYVRRSHQKRYEDLIQRLGLRR comes from the coding sequence ATGTCGATTACGGCCGAGCGCAAGCAGGAACTCATCAAGGAATACGGTGCCAAGGAAGGCGACACCGGTTCGCCAGAGGTACAGGTGGCGATCCTCTCGGAGCGCATCCGCAACCTGACCGAGCACCTTCAGACGCACAAGAAGGACGTTCACTCCCGTCGTGGCCTGCTGATGATGGTCGGCCAGCGGCGCAGCCTGCTGGACTATGTCCGGCGCTCCCACCAGAAGCGCTACGAGGACCTGATCCAGCGACTGGGCCTGCGGCGGTAG
- the truB gene encoding tRNA pseudouridine(55) synthase TruB codes for MGRRRRAKGPSISGWIIVDKPSGITSTTVCNRVRRLADDAKTGHGGTLDPLATGVLPLALGDATKTVSYAMDGEKAYRFRLRWGEARDTDDAEGEIIATSDVRPTAAQIEAALPQFIGTIQQVPPIYSAIKVEGQRSYNLAREQRAVELQARPIEIHDFRLIEMVDDDHADFDVACGKGAYMRSLARDLAQAVGTVGHIAALRRTRVGPFTEAGAIPLASLEALGHIAPDCEHLLPVETALADIPALAVSGSEAASLRQGQSVPLFRTTDLGRIGDLADGATVRATSDGITVALARFEGGRVQPVRVINP; via the coding sequence ATGGGTCGGCGTAGGCGCGCCAAGGGCCCGTCGATATCGGGCTGGATCATCGTCGACAAGCCGAGCGGCATCACCTCGACCACGGTCTGCAACCGCGTCAGGCGGCTGGCGGACGACGCGAAGACAGGGCACGGCGGCACGCTCGATCCGCTGGCGACCGGCGTGCTGCCGCTGGCATTGGGCGACGCGACCAAGACCGTGTCCTATGCGATGGACGGCGAGAAGGCCTATCGCTTCCGGCTGCGCTGGGGCGAGGCGCGCGACACCGACGACGCCGAGGGCGAGATCATCGCGACGAGCGACGTCCGGCCGACCGCGGCGCAGATCGAGGCGGCGCTGCCGCAGTTCATCGGCACCATCCAGCAGGTCCCGCCGATCTACTCCGCCATCAAGGTCGAGGGCCAGCGGTCCTACAATCTGGCGCGCGAGCAGCGCGCGGTGGAACTGCAGGCGCGCCCCATCGAGATCCACGACTTCCGGCTGATCGAAATGGTCGACGACGACCATGCCGACTTCGACGTCGCCTGCGGCAAGGGCGCCTATATGCGCAGCCTCGCGCGCGACCTGGCGCAGGCCGTCGGCACCGTCGGACACATCGCCGCCCTGCGCCGTACGCGCGTCGGGCCCTTCACGGAAGCCGGCGCGATCCCGCTGGCGTCCCTCGAGGCACTCGGGCATATTGCGCCCGATTGCGAGCACCTTCTTCCGGTTGAGACCGCGCTGGCCGACATCCCGGCGCTGGCCGTCTCCGGAAGCGAAGCGGCCAGTCTGCGCCAGGGGCAGTCTGTGCCGCTTTTCCGTACCACGGACCTCGGCCGAATCGGCGATCTCGCCGACGGCGCCACGGTGCGGGCGACCAGCGACGGCATCACCGTCGCGCTCGCCCGCTTCGAGGGCGGCCGGGTCCAGCCGGTGCGGGTCATCAACCCCTAG